The genomic segment TGCAGCCGTTAGTTTCAGGTCTTTTATCATGGTTGAAAATCTGCTTTCTTATACCAACAAACACTTATCCATTGTAGTTTATGATAGAACCTTGTCCTCGGTCAGTaacccctgtgtggtgaaataagattgtcaatgtttggcttatttccTCTTGACTTGATGCATGATTGCATTGATGATGTAGGTTGGATAAATagatgtttgattttttggcaCATCAATTTTTAATAAAGTAGGGCTAACTTAAATCtaaatttatcataaaaaatatgcccTGGCccaaaattcaattgaattcttgaaataattttttttctgattgaaAAGAGAATCTGCATCAATctctttccaccaatagagggcctcacaaaaatatgcttaaaattaaagtttttgagAGATCTGgtgaacaagaaaaattattccTTACAGATTtagatgaaaacaaatcacacctgaatgaaattaggtgggtttttgtcacaaaagtgatattttaaatacCTTTTCTAAATTTGTAATTGATAAATTAAGGTcgactacatgtaggtcatcctcTGGTGTGGTAATGagggtaaatttgctttaaaaggTGTAGGGAAATGCTACTTTTACATGGTGTAAATGCAAAGAGTCCTTACCGTTGGAGCGGGCCGGACACCCGCTCGGTGCCGTCGTAgctttgatactgattttttattatcaaaggttggcaggtatgccTACATAATAATTGCATGCGCGTACCCGCATCACTGTGTTACATACACCACGCGCAGGTAAAATGATATTAAGCAAAATCAAAGGCTAAAATTAGACCCGAGTAGGTCTTACTATACCTGTAGTCCCGTTCCTCCATCATAGGCCTAAAGTTTGATCTTTTTGTGGTTATTTGGTCAAGTTAGAGTATGCCTACAAATCATGTGtggtataaaacaaatatttgatgtTTTGTCATTCGTGCAACCGTTCAAATATTGAATTTGGTGCAAGTTGAAGCAGTCCATTCTACTCCGCTTTGTGTCTTTAAGTAGACTCTTTCAACTTGCACGCTCATGTAATATTCAGAAAGATCGCGctcataaaaattgaatatttgtatgAATACAGTATAcacagtgaattacatgtacctgtacatgtacatgtgtatacaCTTATTCAAATTGACCCCTCCCCCATACATTCAAATTAGGTCAATGATCTTTGTAATGAAGATGGCGGTTAGTATAgcatgtattaaaaatgtctaACAGCGCCCTCTTGGATCCATGGATCGATCACCTTTATTTCTCTTCaccagtacatgtacatgtacatttaataaTTGTGGACTGCACATATGACCTTTAAAAAGTTTGTATattataagtacatgtacatggagctACTCTGAAAATTAAATTTGCATTGTATTGTAGTGAATCAGTGTTGACTCAGGGAAGTTTTCTATAATCCCTCCATGGTTCACATTACTGCAAGCATAGCAGATGTATGCTCCCGGGTTCCTGGGGTGCAGATCAGTGCCTTCTGGCTTTGTGTGCTTCCCTCATAAAACCATAGCACCAATAGCAATGCACAATTCATTGTGAGCTGTACATTCATGCATCGCCAAATTACACACATCAATCGCAGCAAAAGGGTGCATTGCATTCAAAGGGTTTGAATGTGTAATTGTGCGGTTGCAACCACATCGCACATTAGTAATTCAGCTCCCCACTACATTTATTCCATTGTGAAGTACTACAATGTAGGAACATATTCTCTATGTTCTGTATTAtgcacatgtacagtacatgtagaatctacatgtacattacatcaTGCGGCAATATCATCTCAACTGGTTATTCGACACAGCAGAGCTCaccttattttttcattcctcaTCTTCATACAATGGTAATATGGTTCCATCATCCTTCCCCTGTACATTTACATGAATCTTCTATCAGATGATAAAATTTAGCGAACTTGTAATTCTAATATATTTCTTAAGGGACCCATGTGTTATGCTTATTTTGACCCTAAAATCAGTTAGGCCtaatcatctttttgttttatAGAAAATTACTATTAGAAATTGTCCTATtgaggtacatgtagttgcTTCAAAATGGGGATAAACcaaatataaagaattataAGAGCTGAAAAGTAATCACCAGACTGGTTTATGGTCTTCCTTGTGtagagggtggggggggggggggggaccaaaaTGCAAAATTCACATTTAAGCACCCCAGAACAAGTTACATGTAAGTCTTACTTCAGAAAGAGTCAGTAATCCATTcagctaattaataaaatattttataatttaaagctagaaaaatgattttccaaagtTACATGTGTATTTTGGGACACAAAATGTTTTGAAGTGGACACTTTTTATAATGCCCGTCCTatgggacgtattatggtatcacgatCGGTGTCCGTCTGTTAGTCCGTCCGTCCATTTtctttgtaaacgcgataactttagtttgactcaacctaggctcatataatttggtgtgtatgatactagcatgtaTCACAGGAGCCTAActattttgaggtcaaaggtcacagcgacctgttttcatcttacccttctgtgGTCCTTGTCAAtggataacttcagtttaacttaatctacatgtacagtacatgtaggctcatataatttgttgtgtatgatgcatgtacatgtacatgtagtacaatgtagcatggatcccaggaagcctattgattttgaggtacaaaggtcaaggtcacagtgacatgttttcatcttactcttctgaagtccttgtaaacgtgatgaCTTAAGTTTAAATTAACCTAGGCTcaactagcatggatcccaggtatcctgaagattttcagttcaaaaggtcaaaggtcaaggtcacagtgacatgctttcatcttacccttctgaagtcattgtaaatgtgataacttcaaatcaacttaaaggtcaagtacacCTCAGAAAAACGTAGATTTAAATCAATgtagaaaaatcagacaagaataatgctgaaattttcattgaaatcggatgtaaaataagcaagttatgacattttaaagtttcgcttatttttcacaaaatagttatattcacaatttagtcacatgcactTAATAAAAGAATGGattatgtccctcactcactatttcttttgttgtttattgtttgaattatacaatatttaattttttacagatctcacaataaggaccaacttgatttaaccattaatgttaaacaatggcatttccacatgttcagggaggaatagaACTTTGTTTGACAagacaatgatgataaaattagaatattttgtatttcatataacaaaatacaaaataaatagtgagtgagtgatgtcatcagttgcCTCacttgcataccgatcaggatgtgcatataactgttttgtgaaattaagtgaaacttaaaatTGTGACGATTCTCTTATtatacatctgattttgatgaaattttcagtgttatgcttgttggatttttctctttttattcaaatcaactttttgttggagtggacctgtcctttaacttaggctcatataatttggtgtgtatgatactagcatggattcCAGGAAGCCTGTTGAGTTTGagatcaaaaggtcaaggtcacagtgacatattttcctcttacccttctgaagtccttggaaacgtgataactttagtttaacttaacctacatATGtatgctcatataatttggtttttatgataccagcatggatcccaggaattctattgattttgaggtcagaaggtcgaAGGTCAAGTCGCCATCttcatttttcttgtttgaccAATATCTCAattttccgcgttacaggcgGGCTTATTGTGCGCTCGCCCCACCCAGCGACACTTAAATGTTCATGTATGTATCAAAAGCACAAGATATAAATTACATGCATGTAGATTTTTGCTATTTCTTTCGGAATatttaaaactacatgtaggctattaaaaaaaaacccaccttAAATCTCTCACTTTGAAAGGGTAATATATGGATTCTACATGTATACTCAAAAGTCAGTGTTTCCTACAGTACGTAATTGATTTTGGGGACACAAAAGTTTTAACAATCAGATCCTGAatgatttcttatttttatcttcaaaatcagTTTGTCACCAATCGCTTTATATGAGAATGTATAAACTATTTTACCCCAATTCAAGGCTGTAGTCTACTGTAgtataatgaattaaaaatgtCACATATTTTTGCCAGAAAgtgataatttcaaaatattttctcatcAAATTTCAAGTATTTCTTGGACTGtgaaaaattttattttatttctttctttgcaAGTtaacttggaaaacaatttaactTAAACCTAGAGTGGAAATCGGGATTGTACTCTCTTAAATATGGCTTGATGAAGTTACTAAAGGTGGTAGTTTGCTAGTGAGTTTCTTATTTATGGAAACACCCATACTtaataagaaaaatgaagaCCCCCATCCCCCTGCAATATGCACACTGTataatgtacatgatgtatgcTGTAAGCTACACATccacaattaaaaacaaaaaagtgcATAATTTACATGTGTATGTGGGGTCTGTGCACTCTTCTCCAGACAGTAAAATGTGTGTAATGCTTACCGTAATACATTTGAAGTAGGGTCCATGGAGGCTGAGCACAGATGTAAACATATACCCTGTTCTCATTACAATCCTAAAAAATAGATTACTGGAAACcaattcaggaaaccagtttggaagatagCTTTGCTAGCATTCACATTTGATCActcaaaactgttttttttatcatgtaaaGCAGTATTGTTGCTACGGGAACACTCTCAGTCAGGGTGACAGTTTCGCGTGAAATTTGAAAGCACTCTGgcgtagacattctacacagTGTAGAGTAGCTCTCCCAGAACAAGTTACATGTAAGTCTTATTTCAGAAAGAGTCAGTAATCCATTcagctaattaataaaatattttataatttaaagctagaaaaatgattttccaaagtTACATGTGTATTGTTGGGACACAAAATGTTTTGAAGTGGACACTTTTTATAATGCCCGTCCTatgggacgtattatggtatcacgatCGGTGTCCGTCTGTTAGTCCGTCCGTCCATTTtctttgtaaacgcgataactttagtttgactcaacctaggctcatataatttggtgtgtatgatactagcatgtaTCACAGGAGCCTAActattttgaggtcaaaggtcacagcgacctgttttcatcttacccttctgtgGTCCTTGTCAAtggataacttcagtttaacttaatctacatgtacagtacatgtaggctcatataatttgttgtgtatgatgcatgtacatgtacatgtagtacaatgtagcatggatcccaggaagcctattgattttgaggtacaaaggtcaaggtcacagtgacatgttgggggtatttgttgaattgccgtcataaattaaaaagtttatggatctagttcatgaaacttggacataagagcaattatTATCCCTGAACATTTTGTGTgagtttaaggtcacatgagcaaggtcaaaggtcattgaggGTCAACAAACTATTTTTGAAAGTTATCGACCTGCATGTAGTGACACTTGGACATACTGTAAGGGTCTTCAGGTATTTCAGAGCATCTGTCATTCTGTATTaaactgaaagtttatggaactagttcatgaaacatagacacaAGGGTAATCTTTTATCACTGTTTTGCACAagtcttatacccctttcataaacccaattatgcggctaatagcagcataatttggtcgtaaaatcgaggaccagagttatccgcattattttgatgctgcaattatccgcataatagcggcatcggaaccagattttgactttatgaacgcaatccaaagtaatgcggataattgccatggtgcggtcacaaggtcacccttttccaacacaaccgcatcggagggggtgtttgccgttgccatgacgattatccgccttttttcAGGaagggcgctcgtaaaaatagtgcggattattttcggagtttgtgaacgcaatttttattgaattatccgcattactcttacttcttaggcggctaattggaggatgggtttatgaaaggggtattaggtCACATgcttaaggtcaaaggtcattttgggtcaatgaacatagtattttattatcatatgaatgttttcttttgtgaatatttattcaatagttgtttacttgttttcaaagtgagcactgctgctatattgaattatGTAATTCAGGCGAGTCTGCCACAGGCGACCCACTTGATATTTTCTAGGggcatatttttttacatacaatATAGTGGCTATTTTGAAGGCCACTATTTTTTGAAGTGCTATTTTGTGCTCTACTTACTATtgtataaaaattacatttgaccTGCAAGACAATTTTTcacactgagatgtgcatagaCCTACAGTGTATACAACTGTAAGTGTACAGTATGTAGTTAATGAGAGGAAGGTGAAAAAGGAGAACAAGtttctttttgtctcgcccaccagaagtgaaggcgagacttacatgtacttgtactttttattttagggagccactttgaaaaaaaaaatgagagccatttttcattttaccaattacattgtttatttaattgctatttattttttcttcattgttattaatttattgttgttcatttacatgtagatctaatgTTTATTGTTTGTATCTCATATTAGATTACCTGGACGTTCTAACTTATACAATTTTGTCCATCAAATTTAATAGGCTGAAGTTTATGTaatttgaacagaatttgtTTTCAGAGgaatccttttcataattactTTTTGATAAAAACtcacttgaaaattatttatgaaatattgaatgcatCACAGCCTGATAGCTAACGTCAACATGTCAACTATTTCTCAAGCTATGCTATGCCTACGCCAGCGCAGCCACTGAACACAGCACAGCTCTCATTCAATCGTCACCGCAACACACAGCTCAAAGTCGATCATCACCGCAACACAGCGGGTATGAAACTACATTAGTGCCAATACATGTAATACACTCAGGCACTGACTGTTACCAAAAATCCCCACTGAAAATCCTAATTTCGGTCTTCTGCGCCATATTTCCAGAGCACCAAGTGGCTTTATAGTTCAGATTAAAGAAGTGAAGTcgcctaaaataaaaaaaaactgattttctTCAGAGTTTACGATcttattttcttgcaaatttaggatggtatcttcaaaattaatccaataaaaaaggattttttttactatctgATTTAGGGCGAGACCTGGTGCCGGTGCTTTGAAAAATATCTGGGATATCGAGAGTTTGAAACTTGATACGCATTTTTTCTGAAGCACCGTGCCCGTGATTCTAAAAAAATCCACTCATTTACACGTTGGAACGCGACGATGTATGAAAGTAAACACTGCGGCTGCGCTGGCCTGGCTGTCTGACTGCTAATATTCAGTCATCAACGGGAGACTTGATGGGCGCGGACGGGAGCGATTTTCATGTTGGGAGTCGCTCGGTACTTGGCAGTTTTAGGCAGTTGCGAGAGCGATTCCAAAGCACACGAGGGCGGAATCGCTCCCATCTATTTTCAACCCTgttgtacatgtagcctacCATGTCCATGTAGGCTGTTgtctatacatgtagattcaaATTTAAGCTAAACCCACTGCACAGCCAACTTGTATAAAGATGTAAATAGTGAAAAATCATACAAtcctgtgtacatgtacattgtatgtacatgtactattattatgaaaatgttgtaatttttttttaactcatgCTAGTAAGAGAAGTTATATGCTGTCACAAGCAATGGGATGGCTAATGTATGgttccatgagcctaattacaacaggaaggctaaagatattcgttcgacctaacccattcgaatttttttcaatttaatattgctgtttgacaaaagtgtatgaatataattgaaaatctaacactgattctagaaatggtaactactgaacttcgtttgcccaaattgggaagatatatcaatgactttggaactattttttgactggcggaagaattagagctattttactgtttcagttgataaatttgatcccatcatatttatcttcataaatggcgatttatttttaaaatgagctggctacgatacccttctatgttcagatatggaatgtcagatatacatgtatatcctatCCGTACatgtagtaaacattcgaccctctaatttcacatttattttttatgaatttttcaaaagtgccattttaacgcacaagtctatggggaatgttttatgCGCGTGACACCATTTGGGTATCTCTAGAAACTGAACAACCCCCTCTTTGTCAGGTTCTTGCCCAACTAGATCTGTGTGGGATGTGCCCTTTTGCTTTTTGGTTGATGAACACTTAAGAGTGCAAGAGAGTGGAGGTAAAGACCAAACAGGATCAGTGTGCAAATTATCGCAGGAAATTGGTGTCTGACAAGAAGAGAACTCTCCAGACTCTGTCTCATGAGAaattaaagatacatgtatgcgtACATAATGAGCCTTACAGTATTCCATATTATCAGGGGCTAATCCAGTTTCGCCAATAGTGGGGGCCAGAAAATgttttcatccttatttttccTGATTGGTCGCTTAAATCTGAtgtgtattgttattatttttttagggggctAGTCCTACGTGTATAAAGACTAGTATTCTTGAAAATGATATAGGCATTGATGTTGAGGCCTTTAGTAATGTGAGCGTGAAGCATGagctatttttgttttcttcctcCTATCTTTCCTCTTCTGTTATCTCCTCtccctactttttttttaatgcccccgcagacgaaatccggagggggcattaagcgttgcccctatCCGTCCGTCCTTCCAATCCGTCCTTCTGTCCGTctgtccccccacttggtttccgcgcaataactcgcaAAATAATGGATTTAAAATTTTTTGGTGtataggtagatgacaccaaaatacaggctaggttcaaattcggagtccgcaggtcaaaggtcattaaatatgcgagtcgGTTTCCGCATGATACAATTAGCATGAATGACAAAAGCCACCACTTCCGCCAGTACACTGCAGTGCTCACACGTGTGTGGAACGTCCCGGCAGGCTAATTAGACAAATTAGCCTCTTTGTCTAGAACGGTAACTTACGCCAGATATTGCTGAGTTGGAAGCCGCTGTCTTGAGGAACAGTGTATGTTCCTCAATCTCCAACGCTTCTCTGACTCTCCGCTGATGCCAGTAGGGGACACAGGTGACTAGTCTACTTTCATCCCAAAGGATCCGGTGATCATGCTTATGAGCAAGATCGATGATTGCAGACTTGTCCCTCTCGTCTCTCCTACCATTGGCCTTGTGTTCCTTAATCCGAGTGTTAAAGGAACGACCCGTCTCGCCGATGTAAACTTTACCGCATTCACAAGGGAGTCAGGGAGGTCCTTGGAGTTGCGCTTGTCTTTATGGGTAGTGAGGGCAGATTGAAGCTTATTTGAGGAACTATGACGAACCTCAATGTCGGCTTCTCTCAAAATCCTCTGAATCTTGTAACAGGCTACTCCCAGATATGGAAGAACGACTCTCGCCTTGGGCTGTTCTGCATGAGGGTTCCACGAGGGGGGAAGCTCTGTGCAGATCTTATGTGAGGGGTAGTTGTTGCATTTCAAAACACGTTTGATATTCTCAAGCTCACCTCTCGGGTGGATCTGGTCACTAACCTCATGGGCTCGTTCAACTAACGTCTTGTTGATGGATCTCAGCACTGATGGGTGGTGGAATGAACAATAGTTCAAGTACCGATCAGTGTGAGTAGGTTTGCGATAAACCTGATAGGATAGGGATCCCTGTGCCGTCCTCGTAATCTTTGTA from the Lytechinus pictus isolate F3 Inbred chromosome 1, Lp3.0, whole genome shotgun sequence genome contains:
- the LOC129254302 gene encoding uncharacterized protein LOC129254302, encoding MTVSSNNLISFDVELLFTSVPVKDACAIILDRLKFDRTLPDRTQLSPLEIHDLLEMCLNSTSFRWRDTFYRQTEGAAMGSPLSPVVANMFMEHFEETALQSATHKPKVWLRYVDNTFVVWQHGAEETSNFLIQHLNSQHEHIKFTMEIENEGSIPFLDTKITRTAQGSLSYQVYRKPTHTDRYLNYCSFHHPSVLRSINKTLVERAHEVSDQIHPRGELENIKRVLKCNNYPSHKICTELPPSWNPHAEQPKARVVLPYLGVACYKIQRILREADIEVRHSSSNKLQSALTTHKDKRNSKDLPDSLVNAVKFTSARRVVPLTLGLRNTRPMVGETRGTSLQSSILLISMITGSFGMKVD